A window of Campylobacter lari subsp. lari contains these coding sequences:
- a CDS encoding flagellar hook-basal body protein has protein sequence MQNGYYQATGAMVTQFNRLDVVTNNLANVNTSGYKKDNVVIADFKRIFKETQDELPIQNHTRDAARFVNTTIDRVPQVNHVYTNFSVGSMKMTHNPLDLALTREDTFYLIKTNNGEIRLTQDGNFQLDEEGYLVNRQGYRVLSSDYFNNPENDGIRIGNSTSFINVDKNGIVSASNQNIARLFVAQVDDLRDLQKDGDNMYKVDLNKVRDLPNSNAIRQGFTQGSNVNPVTEMVGLIEANRMVEMYQKVMTSHMDDLNQEAINKLASTK, from the coding sequence ATGCAAAATGGGTATTATCAAGCCACTGGTGCTATGGTTACGCAGTTTAATCGCTTAGATGTTGTAACTAATAACCTTGCTAATGTAAATACAAGTGGCTATAAAAAAGATAATGTTGTAATTGCAGATTTTAAAAGGATTTTTAAAGAAACTCAAGATGAGTTACCTATACAAAATCACACAAGAGATGCAGCAAGATTTGTAAATACTACTATAGATAGAGTTCCTCAAGTCAATCATGTATATACAAATTTTAGTGTAGGTTCTATGAAAATGACGCATAATCCTTTAGATCTTGCATTAACAAGAGAAGATACTTTTTATCTTATTAAAACCAATAATGGAGAAATAAGATTAACTCAAGATGGAAATTTTCAACTTGATGAGGAAGGATATTTGGTAAATCGTCAAGGATATAGAGTTTTAAGTAGTGATTATTTTAATAATCCAGAAAATGATGGCATACGCATAGGAAATTCTACTTCTTTCATTAATGTTGATAAAAATGGAATAGTAAGTGCTTCTAATCAAAATATCGCAAGATTATTTGTGGCTCAAGTTGATGATTTAAGAGATTTACAAAAAGATGGCGATAATATGTATAAGGTTGATTTAAATAAGGTTAGAGACTTACCAAATTCAAATGCTATAAGGCAAGGATTTACACAAGGTTCAAATGTTAATCCAGTTACTGAAATGGTAGGATTAATCGAAGCAAATAGAATGGTTGAGATGTATCAAAAAGTTATGACATCTCATATGGATGATTTAAATCAAGAAGCTATTAATAAATTAGCAAGTACTAAATAA
- a CDS encoding RNA degradosome polyphosphate kinase: protein MQIQPSMYINRELSWLAFNSRVLDQCSKDLPLLEKLKFIAIYCTNLDEFYMIRVAGLKQLFIAGISTASNDEMTPLTQLKAIRNYLHEEKYVVEQYFTKITQDLEKENLFIRSYEELDEDLKQQCNDHFFSNIFPVIVPIAVDATHPFPHLNNLSFSLVVKLCDPMHPELLKFGMVRIPRVLPRFYQVSSNIYVPIESIVRHHTEHIFPGYKLLSSAAFRVTRNADMEIEEEEADDFMMILEQGLKLRRKGAFIRLQIEKGADEQLIEFLSSHMNIFHKDIYEYSILLNLPSLWQIISNKEFTHLLNPVYTPKILPPFGDNVSIFSAIDKQDILAIQPYESFEPVYQFIKEASKDPKVVSIRMTLYRVEKNSSIVQALIDAASDGKQVTVMVELKARFDEENNLHWAKSLENAGAHVVYGITGFKVHAKVAQVIRKEGDKLKIYNHLSTGNYNASSAKIYTDVSYFTSKEEYSQDTTTFFHILSGYSKSRRLKTLSMSPKQIKERILDMIATEASHGKDGVIIAKMNALVDGDVIKALYEASNKGVKIDLIVRGICCLRPGVKGYSENIKVRSIVGKYLEHARILYFKHTEPNYFISSADWMPRNLERRLELMTPIFDEHSRAKLAQILKLQLSDNDLAYELDSEGRYRKIALNEAEKINNSQQILEEYISRIFNTLKKDTDHSRAAHLATKLFRDS, encoded by the coding sequence ATGCAAATTCAACCATCGATGTATATTAATAGAGAACTCTCTTGGCTTGCATTTAACTCCCGTGTTTTAGATCAATGCTCTAAAGATCTTCCTTTACTTGAAAAACTTAAATTTATTGCTATATACTGTACAAATTTAGATGAGTTTTATATGATAAGAGTTGCAGGGCTAAAACAGCTTTTTATAGCAGGAATAAGTACAGCAAGTAATGACGAAATGACTCCACTTACGCAGCTTAAAGCTATTAGAAATTATTTACACGAAGAAAAATATGTAGTAGAGCAGTATTTTACTAAAATTACCCAAGATTTAGAAAAAGAAAATTTATTTATAAGATCTTATGAAGAACTTGATGAGGATTTAAAACAACAATGTAATGATCATTTTTTTTCAAATATTTTTCCTGTGATAGTTCCAATAGCAGTTGATGCAACCCATCCTTTTCCGCATTTAAATAATCTTTCATTTTCATTGGTTGTAAAACTTTGTGATCCTATGCATCCAGAGCTTTTAAAATTTGGCATGGTAAGAATTCCTAGAGTTTTACCAAGGTTTTACCAAGTAAGCTCTAATATTTATGTGCCTATAGAAAGTATAGTGCGCCATCATACTGAACATATTTTTCCAGGTTATAAGCTTTTATCCTCAGCTGCTTTTAGAGTAACTAGAAATGCAGATATGGAGATAGAAGAAGAAGAAGCTGATGATTTTATGATGATTTTGGAGCAGGGTTTAAAGCTTCGTAGAAAAGGTGCTTTTATCCGTTTGCAAATAGAAAAAGGCGCAGATGAGCAGTTGATTGAATTTTTAAGTTCTCATATGAATATTTTTCATAAAGACATTTATGAATACAGCATACTTTTAAATTTACCATCACTGTGGCAAATCATTTCCAATAAAGAATTTACACACTTGTTAAACCCTGTATATACACCAAAGATTTTACCACCTTTTGGGGATAATGTATCCATTTTTAGTGCAATTGATAAACAAGATATATTAGCTATACAGCCTTATGAAAGCTTTGAACCTGTGTATCAATTTATCAAAGAAGCAAGTAAAGATCCTAAGGTTGTCTCTATAAGAATGACTCTTTATAGGGTTGAAAAAAATTCAAGTATTGTCCAAGCTTTAATTGATGCAGCAAGTGATGGCAAACAAGTTACAGTAATGGTGGAATTAAAAGCACGCTTTGATGAGGAAAATAACTTACATTGGGCAAAATCATTAGAAAATGCAGGAGCTCATGTGGTATATGGAATCACTGGTTTTAAAGTGCATGCAAAAGTTGCTCAAGTGATTAGAAAAGAAGGGGATAAATTAAAAATTTATAATCATTTAAGTACAGGCAATTATAATGCAAGTTCGGCTAAAATTTATACCGATGTGAGTTATTTTACTTCAAAAGAAGAATACTCTCAAGATACCACAACCTTTTTTCATATACTTTCAGGATATAGTAAAAGCCGTCGCTTAAAGACTTTATCAATGAGTCCAAAACAAATCAAAGAACGAATTTTAGATATGATAGCCACTGAAGCAAGTCATGGAAAAGATGGGGTTATCATAGCCAAAATGAATGCTTTAGTAGATGGTGATGTGATTAAAGCTTTATATGAGGCTTCAAATAAGGGTGTTAAAATAGATCTTATTGTGCGTGGAATTTGTTGTTTAAGACCTGGGGTAAAAGGGTATAGTGAGAATATAAAAGTTAGAAGTATAGTGGGAAAATATTTAGAGCATGCTAGAATTTTATATTTTAAACACACTGAACCAAATTATTTTATTTCAAGTGCTGATTGGATGCCAAGGAATTTAGAAAGAAGACTAGAACTAATGACTCCTATCTTTGATGAGCATTCTCGTGCAAAATTAGCTCAAATTTTAAAACTACAATTAAGCGATAATGATTTAGCTTATGAGCTAGATAGTGAAGGAAGATATCGTAAGATTGCTTTAAATGAAGCAGAAAAAATTAATAATTCTCAACAAATCTTAGAAGAATATATTAGTAGAATTTTTAATACCTTGAAAAAAGATACTGATCACAGTAGAGCAGCACATTTAGCGACAAAGCTTTTTAGAGATAGCTAA
- the napA gene encoding periplasmic nitrate reductase subunit alpha: MNRRDFIKNTAIASACGVAGLSVPSSVLANTENKWRWDKAVCRFCGTGCGILVARQDGKIVAVKGDPAAPVNRGLNCIKGYFNAKIMYGEDRLVTPLLRVNAKGEFDKNGKFQQVSWQRAFDEMEKHFKKAYKEKGVEGIGIFASGQYTIQEGYAAAKLVKAGFRSNNIDPNARHCMASAVVGFMQTFGVDEPSGCYDDIELTDTIITWGANMAEMHPILWSRVSDRKLSNLDKVKIVNLSTFSNRTSHIADTEIIFKPNTDLAIWNYIAREIVYNHPEAMDKEFVEKHCIFTTGYADIGYGMRNNPNHPKFKASEKDTVAKQNSIILDDEEAVSLAYLGVKAGDKFEMKHQSAPDAHWEISFEDFKKALEPYTLDYVAKVAKGNEDESIEEFKKKLQELANLYIEKNRKVVSFWTMGFNQHTRGSWVNEQAYMVHFLLGKQAKPGSGAFSLTGQPSACGTAREVGTFSHRLPADMVVANPKHREISEKIWKVPAKTINPKPGAPYLKIMRDLEDGNIKFAWVQVNNPWQNTANANHWIAAAREMDNFIVVSDCYPGISAKVADLILPSAMIYEKWGAYGNAERRTQHWKQQVLPVGEAMSDTWQILEFAKRFKLKEVWGETKVDDKLTLPSILEEAKAMGYNEDDTLYDVLFANKEAKSFKANDPIAKGFDNSDVNGDERKIIGSDGKEFDGYGFFVQKYLWEEYRKFGLGHGHDLADFDTYHKVRGLRWPVVNGKETQWRFNTKFDYYAKKAAPNSDFAFYGAFAKELPKGDLIAPQTQEKYSLKNKAKIFFRPFMKAPERPSEEYPFWLCTGRVLEHWHSGTMTMRVPELFRAVPEALCYMNEDDAKKMQIAQGDIVWVESRRGKVKARVDFRGRNKPSKGLVYVPWFDENVYINKVTLDATCPLSNQTDFKKCAVKITKA; encoded by the coding sequence ATGAACAGAAGGGACTTCATTAAAAATACCGCTATTGCTAGCGCTTGTGGTGTTGCAGGATTGAGCGTTCCAAGTAGTGTGCTTGCAAATACTGAAAACAAATGGCGTTGGGATAAAGCTGTTTGTAGATTTTGTGGTACAGGATGTGGAATTTTAGTTGCAAGACAAGATGGAAAAATTGTTGCTGTAAAAGGTGACCCTGCAGCTCCTGTAAATCGTGGGTTAAATTGTATTAAAGGCTATTTTAATGCAAAAATCATGTATGGAGAAGATCGCTTAGTAACACCTTTACTTCGCGTAAACGCAAAAGGCGAGTTTGATAAAAACGGAAAATTCCAACAAGTTTCTTGGCAAAGAGCTTTTGATGAGATGGAAAAACATTTTAAAAAAGCTTACAAAGAAAAAGGTGTTGAGGGAATTGGAATTTTTGCAAGTGGTCAATACACTATACAAGAAGGATATGCTGCTGCAAAATTAGTAAAAGCTGGTTTTAGATCAAATAATATAGATCCAAATGCACGTCATTGTATGGCAAGTGCTGTTGTTGGTTTTATGCAAACATTTGGGGTTGATGAGCCTTCTGGTTGTTATGATGATATAGAACTTACTGATACTATCATCACTTGGGGTGCAAATATGGCAGAAATGCATCCAATTTTATGGTCTAGGGTAAGTGATAGAAAATTAAGTAATTTAGATAAAGTTAAAATCGTAAATTTATCTACTTTTTCTAATAGAACTTCTCATATAGCAGATACTGAAATTATTTTCAAACCAAATACTGATTTAGCTATTTGGAATTATATTGCAAGAGAAATTGTTTACAATCATCCTGAAGCTATGGATAAAGAATTTGTTGAAAAGCATTGTATATTTACTACAGGATATGCTGATATTGGTTATGGAATGAGAAATAATCCAAATCATCCTAAATTTAAAGCAAGTGAAAAAGATACTGTAGCTAAACAAAATTCTATTATCTTAGATGATGAAGAAGCTGTTTCTTTGGCATATTTAGGTGTTAAAGCAGGCGATAAATTTGAAATGAAACACCAAAGTGCTCCTGATGCGCATTGGGAAATTTCTTTTGAAGATTTCAAAAAAGCTCTAGAACCTTATACGCTTGATTATGTAGCAAAAGTAGCTAAGGGTAATGAAGATGAAAGCATTGAAGAATTTAAGAAAAAATTACAAGAATTAGCAAATTTATATATAGAAAAAAATAGAAAAGTTGTTAGTTTTTGGACTATGGGCTTTAATCAGCACACTCGTGGTAGTTGGGTAAATGAGCAAGCTTATATGGTGCATTTTTTACTTGGTAAACAAGCTAAACCAGGAAGTGGAGCATTTTCACTAACAGGGCAACCAAGTGCTTGTGGAACTGCAAGAGAAGTTGGAACTTTTTCTCATCGTTTACCTGCTGATATGGTGGTTGCAAATCCTAAACACAGAGAAATTAGTGAAAAAATTTGGAAAGTTCCTGCAAAAACAATCAATCCAAAACCAGGTGCTCCGTATTTAAAAATCATGAGAGATTTAGAAGATGGAAATATCAAATTTGCTTGGGTTCAAGTAAATAATCCATGGCAAAATACAGCTAATGCAAATCACTGGATAGCAGCAGCTAGAGAAATGGATAATTTTATAGTTGTTAGTGATTGTTACCCAGGAATTAGTGCAAAGGTTGCAGATTTAATTTTACCTAGTGCTATGATTTATGAAAAATGGGGAGCTTATGGTAATGCTGAAAGAAGAACTCAACACTGGAAACAACAAGTTTTACCAGTAGGTGAGGCTATGAGTGATACTTGGCAAATTTTAGAATTTGCTAAACGCTTTAAATTAAAAGAAGTTTGGGGAGAAACTAAGGTAGATGACAAACTTACTTTACCAAGCATTTTAGAAGAAGCTAAAGCTATGGGATATAACGAGGATGATACTTTATATGATGTATTATTTGCCAATAAAGAAGCAAAATCTTTCAAAGCAAATGATCCTATAGCAAAAGGTTTTGATAATAGTGATGTAAATGGCGATGAGAGAAAAATTATCGGAAGTGATGGCAAAGAATTTGATGGTTATGGATTTTTTGTACAAAAATATCTATGGGAAGAATACCGCAAATTTGGCTTAGGTCACGGACATGATTTAGCTGATTTTGATACTTATCACAAAGTAAGAGGATTAAGGTGGCCTGTGGTAAATGGCAAAGAAACTCAGTGGAGATTTAATACTAAATTTGATTATTATGCGAAAAAAGCAGCTCCAAATTCAGATTTTGCCTTTTATGGAGCTTTTGCTAAAGAATTACCAAAAGGTGATTTAATAGCCCCACAAACTCAAGAAAAATATAGCTTAAAAAATAAAGCAAAAATTTTCTTTAGACCATTTATGAAAGCCCCAGAAAGACCAAGTGAGGAATATCCATTCTGGTTGTGTACAGGTAGGGTTTTAGAGCATTGGCATAGTGGAACTATGACTATGAGGGTTCCTGAGCTTTTCCGTGCTGTTCCTGAAGCACTTTGTTATATGAATGAAGATGATGCTAAAAAAATGCAAATTGCCCAAGGTGATATAGTATGGGTAGAATCTCGCCGTGGTAAAGTAAAAGCTAGAGTAGATTTTCGTGGTAGAAATAAACCATCTAAAGGACTTGTGTATGTACCTTGGTTTGATGAAAATGTTTATATAAACAAAGTTACATTAGATGCAACTTGTCCATTGTCTAATCAAACTGACTTTAAAAAATGTGCAGTGAAAATTACTAAAGCATAA
- a CDS encoding ammonia-forming cytochrome c nitrite reductase subunit c552, with protein sequence MNNKGILYSAISATIVAIAGVLWLNQDITAKTNDSVGGIISQEIVKLGDENPTFDYWGKNFPDYLDMHTAVEKQAPNATEFGGNLAYSKLIRYPQLTVLWAGYPFSIDANEERGHFWVQVDQMDTARNNKDFLNAHGFAGFGGQPTACMNCHSGWTPWLLNNTAKGDWVAFNSAKYWTMIKTIPAVNGAKENSPEHSGPHGGKRMGVTCADCHNPTDMSLRLTRPALIKALISRGYEADEKQGIKASRSEMRTLVCSQCHVEYYFKPTGTKVKTIGESIANDSSKKWWNGTQKTYDEFDSWRDGNKPIEIEVDGIELTYPWSEWKKGESFRIEMFDDYYEKNRENFPSDWVHKITKAPMLKIQHPESELYSGGVHAANGVSCADCHMPYIRKGAKKVTNHNITSPLVDINSACKTCHTQSESYLAKQVKDIQNSVAHDLRTAEYSLVSLIKDVETIRAELGKMPKFQTNGKADDAKISAELKEVLELHRKSQVRADFVGAENSTGFHNPREASRMLLQSVDMSRQGQTKLVEIAAKNGIKDFKTSNLGFEDIQKLNPGEIHYKIDLNGNKAGDRYYKHQEVNSNPPAKLLEDDKNLKPYNYKVID encoded by the coding sequence ATGAATAACAAAGGCATTTTATATAGTGCTATAAGTGCTACTATAGTAGCTATTGCGGGCGTATTGTGGTTAAATCAAGATATCACAGCTAAAACAAATGATTCAGTGGGCGGAATCATTTCTCAAGAAATTGTAAAACTTGGCGATGAAAACCCTACTTTTGATTACTGGGGGAAGAACTTTCCTGATTATTTAGATATGCATACAGCAGTCGAAAAACAAGCACCTAATGCAACAGAATTTGGTGGAAATTTAGCTTATTCAAAACTAATTCGTTATCCACAACTAACTGTTCTTTGGGCAGGTTATCCATTTAGCATTGATGCTAATGAAGAAAGAGGTCATTTTTGGGTTCAAGTAGATCAAATGGATACAGCTAGAAACAATAAAGATTTCCTAAATGCACACGGTTTTGCAGGATTTGGCGGCCAACCAACAGCTTGTATGAACTGTCATAGCGGATGGACTCCTTGGCTTTTAAATAACACTGCAAAAGGTGATTGGGTAGCATTTAACTCTGCAAAATATTGGACTATGATTAAAACTATTCCAGCTGTAAATGGAGCCAAAGAAAACTCACCTGAGCACAGTGGACCTCATGGTGGGAAAAGAATGGGTGTTACTTGTGCAGACTGTCACAATCCTACAGATATGAGTTTAAGACTTACAAGACCAGCTTTAATCAAAGCATTAATTTCAAGAGGCTATGAAGCAGATGAAAAACAAGGCATTAAAGCTTCAAGAAGCGAGATGAGAACTTTAGTATGCTCTCAATGCCATGTTGAGTATTATTTCAAACCAACAGGTACCAAGGTAAAAACTATTGGTGAAAGTATAGCTAATGATAGTTCTAAAAAATGGTGGAATGGCACACAAAAAACTTATGATGAGTTTGATTCTTGGAGAGATGGAAATAAACCAATTGAAATTGAGGTTGATGGTATAGAGTTAACCTATCCATGGAGTGAGTGGAAAAAAGGTGAGTCATTTAGAATAGAAATGTTTGATGATTATTATGAAAAAAATAGAGAAAATTTCCCAAGTGATTGGGTTCATAAAATCACTAAAGCACCTATGTTAAAAATTCAACACCCAGAAAGCGAACTTTATAGTGGTGGAGTACATGCTGCAAATGGTGTAAGTTGTGCAGATTGTCATATGCCTTATATTAGAAAAGGTGCAAAAAAAGTTACTAACCATAACATCACTTCACCTTTAGTTGATATTAACTCAGCTTGTAAAACTTGCCATACTCAAAGCGAAAGCTATCTAGCTAAACAAGTAAAAGATATTCAAAATTCAGTAGCTCATGATTTAAGAACAGCTGAATATTCTTTAGTAAGCTTGATTAAAGATGTAGAAACTATTCGCGCAGAGCTTGGAAAAATGCCTAAATTCCAAACCAATGGCAAAGCAGATGATGCTAAAATTTCAGCTGAATTAAAAGAAGTATTAGAACTACATAGAAAATCTCAAGTAAGAGCAGACTTTGTAGGCGCTGAAAACTCAACAGGATTCCACAATCCTAGAGAAGCTTCAAGAATGCTTTTACAATCAGTTGATATGTCAAGACAAGGACAAACTAAATTAGTAGAAATTGCAGCCAAAAATGGTATTAAAGATTTCAAAACTTCAAATTTAGGTTTTGAAGATATTCAAAAATTAAATCCAGGTGAAATTCACTATAAAATAGATCTAAACGGCAACAAAGCAGGAGATCGCTACTATAAACACCAAGAAGTAAATAGCAATCCACCAGCAAAACTTCTTGAAGATGATAAAAATCTAAAACCTTATAATTATAAAGTAATAGATTAA
- the rpoD gene encoding RNA polymerase sigma factor RpoD, whose product MANETNVLEELFKENSKDYITYEKLVKYFAKLPNATSAKKIRDLMNKYKVELISSAEIAKKRNLEEAKKLQEEKQKLQDTSLENEFDLANENDLLEWSRSDSPVRMYLREMGQIALLNKDEEVEISKKIELGEDIIIDAFCSVPYLIDFILDYKEPLINRERRVKELFKSFEDDDKNDDDKNDDEIDSEEENENEENENSNDKKIKKTSKKEDERTLKVIESFKALEKAKKEWLKTISTINAENNEDELLNKLIIAFKKNILKEKLMDLGPTSKLISEIVKSMETALKSDEEFDKELKRLEYRLPMFSDELKQRHADILKDITKLSKEEIAERALETTMVSTYMEIKKLIQTKEASQNSFDLEKDQLKEILEQIKRGKKISDEAKTRMAKSNLRLVVSIAKRYTNRGLPFLDLIQEGNIGLMKAVDKFEYKRGYKFSTYATWWIRQAISRAIADQARTIRIPIHMIETINQINKIIREYLQKEGKEPDVSIIAKEVGLSVDKVKQVIKITKEPISLEAPISNEDDGKFGDFVEDRTSISPMDHILKDDLKEQIDEVLDQLNDREKAVIRMRFGLMDDESDRTLEEIGKELNVTRERVRQIESSAIKKLKHPKVGRKLKNYIEGWK is encoded by the coding sequence ATGGCTAATGAAACCAATGTTTTAGAAGAACTTTTCAAAGAAAATTCTAAAGATTATATCACATATGAAAAACTTGTCAAGTATTTTGCAAAGCTTCCAAATGCAACAAGTGCAAAAAAAATTAGAGATTTAATGAATAAATACAAAGTAGAATTAATTTCTTCAGCTGAAATTGCTAAAAAAAGAAATTTAGAAGAAGCAAAAAAATTACAAGAAGAAAAACAAAAATTACAAGATACGAGTTTAGAAAATGAATTTGATTTAGCCAATGAAAATGATTTGTTAGAATGGAGCAGATCAGACTCTCCCGTTAGAATGTATTTAAGAGAAATGGGGCAAATAGCTCTTTTAAACAAAGATGAGGAAGTTGAAATTTCTAAAAAAATCGAACTTGGTGAAGATATCATTATAGATGCATTTTGCTCGGTTCCTTATTTGATTGATTTTATACTTGATTACAAAGAGCCTCTTATAAACAGAGAAAGAAGAGTAAAAGAATTATTTAAAAGTTTTGAAGATGATGATAAAAACGATGATGATAAAAACGATGATGAAATAGACTCTGAAGAAGAAAATGAAAACGAAGAAAATGAAAATTCTAACGATAAAAAAATTAAAAAAACAAGCAAAAAAGAAGACGAAAGAACCTTAAAAGTCATAGAAAGCTTTAAGGCTTTAGAAAAAGCGAAAAAAGAATGGCTTAAGACTATATCTACTATTAATGCAGAAAATAACGAAGATGAATTGTTGAATAAATTAATCATAGCTTTTAAGAAAAATATATTAAAAGAAAAACTCATGGATTTAGGTCCTACTTCAAAATTAATATCTGAAATAGTAAAATCCATGGAAACAGCATTAAAAAGCGATGAGGAATTTGACAAAGAATTAAAACGCTTAGAATATCGTTTGCCAATGTTTTCAGATGAGTTAAAACAAAGACATGCAGATATTTTAAAAGATATCACAAAACTTAGTAAAGAAGAAATTGCTGAACGTGCTTTAGAAACAACTATGGTTAGTACTTATATGGAGATTAAAAAACTTATTCAAACCAAAGAAGCTAGTCAAAATTCATTTGATTTAGAAAAAGATCAATTAAAAGAAATTCTAGAGCAAATCAAACGCGGTAAGAAAATCTCAGATGAAGCAAAAACTAGAATGGCTAAATCAAATTTACGCTTGGTTGTAAGCATTGCTAAAAGATATACTAACCGTGGATTACCATTTTTAGATTTAATCCAAGAAGGCAATATAGGCCTTATGAAAGCAGTAGATAAATTTGAATACAAACGCGGTTATAAGTTTTCAACCTATGCTACTTGGTGGATTAGACAAGCTATATCAAGAGCGATTGCTGATCAAGCAAGAACTATAAGAATTCCTATCCATATGATAGAAACTATTAATCAAATCAATAAAATTATTCGTGAATACTTACAAAAAGAAGGTAAAGAGCCTGATGTAAGCATTATTGCTAAAGAAGTAGGACTTAGCGTAGATAAGGTTAAGCAAGTTATTAAAATTACTAAAGAGCCAATATCACTAGAAGCACCTATTAGCAATGAAGATGATGGTAAATTTGGAGATTTTGTAGAAGATAGAACTTCAATTTCTCCTATGGATCATATACTAAAAGATGATTTAAAAGAACAAATTGATGAAGTTTTAGATCAGCTTAATGATAGAGAAAAAGCTGTTATTAGAATGCGTTTTGGCTTAATGGATGATGAAAGTGATAGAACTTTAGAAGAAATCGGTAAAGAATTAAATGTAACAAGAGAAAGAGTTAGACAAATAGAAAGCTCAGCTATTAAAAAATTAAAACATCCAAAAGTTGGCAGAAAACTTAAAAATTACATAGAAGGTTGGAAGTAA
- the flgG gene encoding flagellar basal-body rod protein FlgG — protein MLRSLYTAASGMVSQQTQIDVTSNNISNVNTVGYKKSRAEFADLMYQTMKYAGTSTSSTTKHPSGIEVGLGSRVTAISKIFSEGSLKQTSTAGLDMAIAGNNGFFQIQMPDGTIAYTRNGQFTKDAEGNIVNSDGYRLLPEMTIPEDATAINVASDGTISVMQPGNTAETQIGQIELVNFINPAGLHALGDNLLVETDASGAPIAGIAGENGFSPIKHGFVELSNVQLVEEMTDLITGQRAYEAGSKAITTSDDMLGIVNQLKR, from the coding sequence ATGTTAAGATCATTATATACAGCAGCATCAGGGATGGTGTCACAACAAACTCAAATTGATGTAACTTCAAATAATATTTCAAATGTTAATACGGTTGGTTATAAAAAATCTCGTGCAGAATTTGCAGATTTGATGTATCAAACTATGAAATATGCAGGGACTTCAACTTCAAGTACAACCAAACATCCAAGTGGTATAGAAGTAGGTCTTGGTTCAAGAGTAACTGCAATTAGTAAAATTTTTAGCGAAGGTAGTTTAAAACAAACATCTACTGCAGGTCTTGATATGGCAATTGCTGGAAATAATGGCTTTTTCCAAATTCAAATGCCAGATGGTACTATAGCTTATACTAGAAATGGACAATTTACAAAAGACGCTGAGGGAAATATTGTAAATTCAGATGGTTATAGATTATTACCTGAAATGACTATACCAGAAGATGCTACTGCTATAAATGTCGCAAGTGATGGAACCATTTCTGTTATGCAACCAGGAAATACAGCCGAAACTCAAATAGGACAAATTGAGCTTGTAAATTTCATTAATCCTGCAGGTTTGCATGCTTTGGGTGATAATCTTTTGGTAGAAACTGATGCAAGCGGAGCTCCTATTGCAGGTATTGCAGGTGAAAATGGTTTTTCTCCTATTAAACACGGCTTTGTTGAGCTTAGTAATGTTCAACTTGTAGAGGAAATGACTGATCTAATCACAGGTCAAAGAGCTTATGAAGCAGGCTCAAAGGCTATTACTACAAGTGATGATATGCTTGGAATAGTAAATCAATTAAAACGCTAA
- the nrfH gene encoding cytochrome c nitrite reductase small subunit translates to MKKANSKLFAVFLFLLVILAGVGMYTFHNAKGTSYFSDASESCNNCHIMNEVYNDYLKASHSKEVDGKPRATCNDCHLPHSFFEKWIAKAQSGLGHAYAFTFKLDSLPTHLSANAKSKEIVQNNCIECHKEIASNTINPTLDPHKDNSLSCVSCHQGVGHKRGF, encoded by the coding sequence TTGAAAAAAGCAAACTCAAAACTTTTTGCTGTTTTCCTCTTCTTGCTTGTAATTTTAGCAGGAGTTGGAATGTATACTTTCCATAATGCTAAAGGCACTTCTTATTTTAGTGATGCTAGTGAAAGCTGTAATAATTGTCATATTATGAACGAAGTTTATAATGATTATTTAAAAGCTTCACACTCTAAAGAAGTTGATGGTAAACCAAGAGCAACCTGTAATGATTGTCATTTACCACATAGCTTTTTTGAAAAATGGATTGCTAAAGCTCAAAGTGGTTTAGGGCATGCTTATGCATTTACTTTCAAACTTGATTCTTTACCTACACATTTAAGTGCAAATGCAAAAAGTAAAGAAATAGTCCAAAATAATTGCATAGAATGTCATAAAGAAATTGCAAGCAACACTATCAACCCTACTCTAGATCCACATAAAGATAATTCTTTAAGTTGCGTATCTTGTCACCAAGGTGTTGGCCATAAGAGAGGATTTTAA